One window of Cardiocondyla obscurior isolate alpha-2009 linkage group LG20, Cobs3.1, whole genome shotgun sequence genomic DNA carries:
- the LOC139110396 gene encoding putative leucine-rich repeat-containing protein DDB_G0290503, translating to MQTEASTLPVVQLNEHRTITRNTKPSLKDLTLESKKLSPCKNTLILVNKKCLNSLPGAPYRDSMKQSLSEDPKSYNKSNLGQRVMSAKMLRFKQLQNQLADAHYHLNELANENRLLKALQKRQDSALRRYEGANAELPKLINSHHEELRVLQTKYKKLKELHKNTCNLLKEKENELYSANSQNKHLLQLSKDRNLEEREKLQLQLSDMNYKMQQQQETIQLLHRKLALETKSLKHQLHVEISKHKDTQKNLQETIEKLKNLECLLDNREKRLYCNGQLPIYSKEKNLGSHSLTNLKDVSTSNLIKTSSRSRRSENNTSKDNLPSLDVLESNDDEKITKLTGNINHNRSIDHLKSETMASLQQIRKFRLQRSPHIRKNAYSMDDLRFRLKDLEKTALEDEKVTSTDYKEELQERDELNNDSNESGKLRKFFSRIKNQNSQKLEKKLRAEFNYSSDDGDSENASEYYIQSYDTPKKSRELFARLINSTDTSDTLEDAIKKTDYSDEEKEELNARLAKDLTFQKHEYKKSKLEVLHRRINDLYDSDSDTDHEETIPTNAESFINFKNDGFQANLSNNTNEFSKTFNGVIHSEYSTPDVDQSVKKLKGTELQRISDNTLNDIENIGTLQHISNKTWQEQQFLEDNEIDDSSMNIKKEDCTKDEGTKYLADKPICTEMYDKFDTDSTPEEIKNLPSLKENEVENQACEKESTINPSNKSDQPIDNLAKEYLKLETDEIIYHSNERTSNKNEINTEVQNKSDASLKDVNALSNNVPTFQTEQNHSAKSEMAELKQASDKKKVINFNKEKLLATMKAIDNNENIEFLSQGFKNHNVNRMQMMENLHRGLPAHSKPKRDIIRDIFEDNHIESKVRSTCSKSH from the exons atgcaaactGAAGCATCTACCTTACCAGTAGTACAACTTAACGAGCATAGAACAATCACtag AAACACCAAGCCTTCTTTAAAAGACTTGACACTGGAATCCAAAAAACTATCTCCTtgcaaaaatacattaattctagtcaacaaaaaatgtttaaattctTTGCCTG GTGCACCATATAGAGATAGTATGAAGCAATCACTATCAGAAGACCCAAAatcttataataaaagtaatctTGGACAAAGAGTAATGTCAGCAAAAATGCTTCGTTTCAaacaattacaaaatcaattaGCTGATGCACACTACCATCTTAAT gaACTAGCTAATGAAAATAGATTGTTAAAAGCATTACAGAAAAGACAGGATTCTGCACTAAGACGTTATGAAGGTGCAAATGCTGAGTTACCTAAGCTTATAAACTCACATCATGAAGAATTAAGGGTACTTCAAACAAagtataagaaattaaaagaattgcaCAAGAATACATGCAacttattaaaagaaaaagaaaatgaattgTATTCTGCAAAT TCACAAAATAAACATCTACTACAACTTAGTAAAGATCGAAATCttgaagaaagagaaaaattgcaattacaaTTATCTGACATGAATTATAAAATGCAACAGCAGCAAGAAACTATACAG CTGTTGCACAGAAAACTTGCTCTTGAAACCAAGAGCTTGAAGCATCAATTACATGTTGAGATTTCTAAACACAAGGACACACAAAAGAATTTACAGGAGACAATAGAGAAACTGAAAAACTTAGAGTGTTTATTAGACAATagagaaaaaagattatattGTAATGGTCAATTACCGATTTATAGCAAAGAGAAAAATCTAGGTAGTCATTCTCTTACAAATCTCAAAGATGTCAG cacttctaatttaattaaaacatctAGCAGAAGTAGAAGGAGTGAAAATAATACATCAAAGGATAATTTA cCGTCACTTGACGTATTGGAATCTAATGACGATGAGAAAATAACTAAGCTAACGGGTAATATTAATCACAATCGTTCAATAGATCATCTTAAGTCAGAAACAATGGCAAGCTTGCAACAAATTCGAAAGTTTCGTTTACAAAGATCACCGCACATACGGAAAAATGCTTATTCTATGGACGATTTAAGATTCAGATTAAAAGATCTAGAAAAAACAGCGCTTGAGGATGAAAAAGTAACGTCGACAGATTATAAAGAAGAACTACAGGAAAGAgacgaattaaataacgattcAAATGAAAGTGgcaaattaagaaaattctttagtagaataaaaaatcaaaattcccagaagctcgaaaaaaaattgagggctgaatttaattattcgtccGACGATGGAGATAGCGAGAACGCCAGTGAATACTACATTCAATCTTACGACACTCCGAAAAAATCTAGAGAACTGTTTGCAAg aTTGATTAACAGCACAGATACTTCTGATACTTTAGAGGATGCGATAAAAAAGACAGATTATAGTgacgaagaaaaggaagaattAAACGCGCGTTTAGCAAAAGATTTAACGTTTCAAAAGCACGAATATAAGAAGAGTAAATTAGAAGTATTACATCGGAGAATCAATGATCTTTACGATAGCGACTCCGATACTGACCATGAAGAAACAATACCTACGAATGCAGaatcttttattaactttaaaaacgATGGCTTTCAGGCCAATTTATCCAACAATACTAACGAGTTTAGTAAAACTTTTAACGGCGTTATTCATTCAGAATATAGTACACCAGACGTAGACCagtctgttaaaaaattaaaaggaacAGAGTTACAGAGGATATCTGACAACACTTTGAATGATATAGAAAATATAGGGACACTTCAACACATTTCAAACAAGACTTGGCAAGAACAACAATTTTTAGAAGATAACGAAATAGATGATTCTTCCATGAACATTAAAAAGGAAGATTGCACGAAAGATGAAGGAACAAAATATTTAGCAGATAAGCCAATATGTACCGAGATGTACGACAAATTTGATACGGACAGTACAcccgaagaaataaaaaatttaccgaGTTTGAAAGAAAACGAAGTCGAAAACCAAGCTTGTGAAAAAGAATCTACTATAAATCCTTCAAATAAAAGCGATCAACCTATAGATAATTTGGCGAAAGAATATCTCAAGCTCGAAACAGACGAAATAATATATCACAGTAATGAAAGAACGtcaaacaaaaatgaaattaatacagAGGTCCAGAATAAATCGGATGCTTCATTAAAAGATGTTAATGCATTATCTAACAATGTTCCTACATTTCAAACTGAACAGAATCATAGCGCAAAAAGTGAAATGGCAGAATTAAAACAAGCaagcgataaaaagaaagtaattaatttcaataaggAAAAGCTATTAGCTACAATGAAAGCTATTGATAACAATGAAAATATCGAGTTTCTAAGCCAAGGATTTAAAAATCATAACGTCAATAGAATGCAAATGATGGAGAACTTACATCGCGGCTTACCTGCACACTCGAAACCAAAGCGTGATATCATTAGAGATATATTCGAGGATAATCATATAGAAAGTAAAGTCAGAAGCACTTGTAGTAAatcacattaa
- the Cka gene encoding striatin-3 isoform X1: protein MKVPSQFCGATMEDSCSPASQNHNGQLAGGANVSLANNKHQGGSDNGSNGDAKDQRPQYSMPGILHFIQHEWARFELERSQWELDRAEFQARIAFLQGERKGQENLKNDLVRRIKMLEYALKQERARYHKLKYGTDLVIQGDVKPPLYEEGTTCNISESGSGSGGGGGGGGDGEASFTSVSNVSWRQGRQLLRQYLQEIGYTDTIIDVRSNRVRSLLGLNNNTDTEEMNTPALNGNEGVAQDKQEYNESLVRRGKQQQAPKKQQPSSMAEAMILDTEAAVIANFEFLRNTDMDMEEEEGDIEDEIYDANTDTKPNKASIPLLAEDVDTDAEAEEVLNELNLLTEIEESPPGSIHLEMNSSEWNAALHRGLQPDPRRQNKEGDSTLELGELEQLCVNNDAEITYDMVSTTKETFRKTWNAKYTLRSHFDAVRALVFHPTDPVLITASDDHTLKLWNLHKTVPAKKSASLDVEPLYTFRSHTGPVLCLAMCSTGNRCYSGGLDGNIHCWTLPSANIDPYDSYEPSVLSHTLTGHTNAVWGLSMNVRTMLSFSADGTVKLWAPQAPQPLLNTYVSEQDGIPTSVDFIRDEPHKLVVAYEGACVVFDTETGAIVARLEANETKGVNRVVAHPTLPLVVAAHEDRHIRFYDHRSATLAHAMVAHLDAVTSLAVDPHGLYLLSGSHDCSIRLWNMDNKTCVQEITAHRKKFDESILDVAFHPSRPFIASAGADALAKVFV from the exons ATGAAGGTGCCCAGCCAGTTTTGTGGTGCCACAATGGAGGATAGCTGCAGCCCCGCGTCCCAGAATCACAACGGCCAGCTGGCCGGCGGCGCGAACGTATCCCTCGCCAACAACAAGCACCAGGGCGGCAGCGACAATGGCAGCAACGGCGACGCCAAGGACCAGCGACCGCAGTACTCGATGCCTGGCATCCTGCATTTCATCCAGCACGAGTGGGCCCGCTTCGAGCTGGAGAGATCCCAGTGGGAACTGGACAGGGCAGAGTTTCAG GCTAGGATAGCTTTTCTTCAAGGTGAAAGAAAGGGACAGGAAAATTTGAAGAACGACCTTGTAaggagaataaaaatgttagaGTATGCACTTAAACAAGaaag AGCAAGGTATCATAAGTTAAAATATGGTACGGACTTAGTAATACAAGGGGATGTCAAACCTCCTCTTTATGAAGAAGGTACCACGTGCAATATCTCTGAAAGTGGTAGTGGCAGTGGTGGTggaggaggtggaggaggagATGGAGAAGCTTCATTTACATCTGTCAGTAATGTTAGTTGGAGACAAGGTCGTCAACTTCTGAGGCa gtattTGCAAGAAATTGGATATACCGATACAATAATAGACGTACGATCAAACAGAGTGCGATCTCTGCTTGGGTTAAACAATAATACAGACACAGAAGAAATGAATACTCCAGCTTTAAATGGAAATGAAGGAGTAGCACAGGATAAACAAGAATATAACGAGAGTCTTGTACGCCGAGGGAAGCAGCAGCAAGCTCCGAAAAAG cAGCAGCCATCTTCTATGGCAGAAGCAATGATATTAGACACAGAAGCGGCTGTTATagcaaattttgaatttttgcgCAACACGGACATGGACATggaagaggaagaaggagATATAGAAGATGAAATTTACGATGCAAATACAGATACCAAAccaaataaa GCATCTATTCCTCTTCTTGCAGAAGATGTTGATACAGATGCAGAGGCAGAAGAAGTGTTAAACGAATTAAATCTTCTCACAGAAATCGAAGAATCACCGCCTGGCTCAATTCATCTGGAAATGAATTCTTCAGAATGGA ATGCAGCATTACATAGAGGATTGCAACCAGATCCAAGACGCCAGAATAAGGAAGGTGATTCTACACTGGAATTAGGAGAATTAGAACAATTATGTGTTAACAATGATGCAGAAATAACGTATGAT ATGGTTTCTACTACAAAGGAGACATTCAGGAAAACGTGGAACGCGAAATATACGTTACGATCGCATTTTGATGCTGTCAGAGCACTTGTCTTCCATCCCACAGATCCAGTTCTTATCACCGCAAGCGATGATCATACGCTGAAATTGTGGAATCTTCATAAGACTGTACCAGCGAAAAa gtCAGCCTCGTTAGATGTAGAACCACTTTATACATTCAGATCACATACTGGACCTGTATTGTGTCTGGCCATGTGCAGTACGGGCAATCGATGTTATAGCGGTGGTTTAGATGGCAATATCCATTGCTGGACGCTTCCATCAGCTAATATCGATCCGTACGACTCGTATGAACCAAGTGTCCTTAGTCATACGTTAACAGGACACACGAATGCCGTTTGGGGTTTGAGCATGAATGTACGTACCATGCTGTCGTTCAGCGCAGATGGAACTGTAAAATTATGGGCGCCACAGGCCCCACAACCTCTTCTCAATACGTATGTTTCGGAACAAG acGGCATACCAACTTCGGTTGATTTTATTAGGGACGAGCCACATAAGTTGGTCGTAGCTTATGAAGGAGCTTGCGTAGTGTTTGATACTGAAACTGGCGCAATTGTGGCGCGACTCGAAGCGAACGAGACAAAAGGCGTGAATCGCGTAGTAGCGCATCCAACGTTACCGCTCGTCGTGGCCGCACACGAAGATCGGCATATTCGATTTTACGATCACCGATCTGCTACTCTTGCTCACGCAATGGTAGCACACTTGGACGCGGTTACTAGTCTCGCTGTAGATCCTCATGGTTTATATTTGCTTTCAGGAA GTCACGATTGCAGTATAAGATTGTGGAACATGGACAACAAGACTTGTGTTCAAGAGATAACAGCGCATCGGAAAAAATTCGACGAAAGTATTCTCGACGTAGCGTTCCACCCATCACGACCGTTTATAGCGAGCGCCGGAGCCGACGCTCTCGCCAAAGTGTTTGTGTGA
- the Red gene encoding lysM and putative peptidoglycan-binding domain-containing protein 2 isoform X2, with protein MERNGAREMEERRCIRDTGRTLKKYGSTAKHTTRTDSLVKHTVCPTDTLQGIALKYGVTTEQIRRINRLYASDSLFLREHLLIPVSTDSPVSVCNDEPTASQEHDVPPNVSSPSSISSSIGDESSVNDFLAKMDSSIANAKKEVKRTQGNNFALMAMTYTYNDDGGRLNCETHFLAHRIPIQRPPPIPSDLCPLVICIIFQLL; from the exons ATGGAACGGAACGGTGCCAGGGAGATGGAGGAGCGCCGGTGCATTCGGGACACCGGGAGAACTCTGAAGAAGTATGGGAGCACGGCCAAGCACACGACGCGGACCGACAGCCTGGTGAAGCACACGGTGTGCCCTACGGACACCCTCCAGGGAATAGCGCTTAAATACGGAGTCACG acggAACAAATAAGAAGGATTAATAGATTATATGCATCAGATAGTTTATTTTTACGGGAACACTTGCTTATTCCCGTTAGCACAGACAGTCCTGTATCCGTATGTAATGACGAACCGACGGCTTCTCAAGAGCACGACGTCCCTCCAAAT GTATCTAGTCCCTCTTCGATATCATCGTCTATTGGTGATGAAAGTTCAgttaatgatttcttagctAAAATGGATAGCTCGATAGCCAATGCCAAGAAAGAGGTCAAACGCACTCAAGGGAACA attttgCACTGATGGCAATGACATATACGTACAACGACGACGGGGGTCGGCTAAATTGCGAAACTCATTTCCTAGCACATCGAATACCTATTCAACGTCCTCCTCCGATCCCGTCAGACCTATGTCCTCTAGTGATATGCATAATTTTCCAACTGCTGTAG
- the Bet3 gene encoding trafficking protein particle complex subunit 3, which translates to MSRTGTKLDAKKVNSELFTLTYGSLVAQLLQDYENVEDVNKQLERMGYNIGIRLIEDFLARTGSGRCYDFRDTAEKIQSGFKIFLGITPSIANWSSAGDEFSLCFETNPLTEFVELPDNYSNLKYCNILPGVLRGACEMVQMEIACWFVQDQLKNDNATELRVKFVKRLEDAIPAGED; encoded by the exons ATGTCACGAACAGGAACAAAACTCGACGCAAAGAAAGTG AACTCTGAGCTGTTTACTTTGACTTACGGGTCACTTGTCGCCCAGTTGCTCCAGGATTACGAAAATGTGGAGGACGTGAATAAACAGCTGGAGAGAATGGGATACAATATTGGGATACGTTTGATAGAAGACTTCCTGGCACGTACCGGGTCAGGCAGATGTTACGATTTCCGGGATACAGCTGAAAAAATTCAGAGTGGCTTTAAGATATTCCTTGGCATAACTCCTTCGATCGCAAACTGGAGTTCGGCCGGAGATGAATTCTCCCTGTGCTTCGAGACGAATCCTCTTACGGAATTTGTGGAGCTGCCGGATAATTATTCGAACctgaaatattgtaatatattgcCTGGCGTGCTAAGAGGAGCCTGCGAAATGGTACAAATGGAAATTGCCTGCTGGTTCGTGCAGGATCAACTCAAGAACGACAATGCGACAGAATTGCGTGTCAAATTTGTTAAAAGGCTAGAAGACGCGATACCTGCGGGCGAGGATTGA
- the Red gene encoding lysM and putative peptidoglycan-binding domain-containing protein 2 isoform X1, producing the protein MERNGAREMEERRCIRDTGRTLKKYGSTAKHTTRTDSLVKHTVCPTDTLQGIALKYGVTTEQIRRINRLYASDSLFLREHLLIPVSTDSPVSVCNDEPTASQEHDVPPNVSSPSSISSSIGDESSVNDFLAKMDSSIANAKKEVKRTQGNSEFCTDGNDIYVQRRRGSAKLRNSFPSTSNTYSTSSSDPVRPMSSSDMHNFPTAVVMTQGRKVKTSLQRLEQQQDEMFQL; encoded by the exons ATGGAACGGAACGGTGCCAGGGAGATGGAGGAGCGCCGGTGCATTCGGGACACCGGGAGAACTCTGAAGAAGTATGGGAGCACGGCCAAGCACACGACGCGGACCGACAGCCTGGTGAAGCACACGGTGTGCCCTACGGACACCCTCCAGGGAATAGCGCTTAAATACGGAGTCACG acggAACAAATAAGAAGGATTAATAGATTATATGCATCAGATAGTTTATTTTTACGGGAACACTTGCTTATTCCCGTTAGCACAGACAGTCCTGTATCCGTATGTAATGACGAACCGACGGCTTCTCAAGAGCACGACGTCCCTCCAAAT GTATCTAGTCCCTCTTCGATATCATCGTCTATTGGTGATGAAAGTTCAgttaatgatttcttagctAAAATGGATAGCTCGATAGCCAATGCCAAGAAAGAGGTCAAACGCACTCAAGGGAACAGTGA attttgCACTGATGGCAATGACATATACGTACAACGACGACGGGGGTCGGCTAAATTGCGAAACTCATTTCCTAGCACATCGAATACCTATTCAACGTCCTCCTCCGATCCCGTCAGACCTATGTCCTCTAGTGATATGCATAATTTTCCAACTGCTGTAGTTATGACTCAAGGAAGAAAAGTAAAGACTTCCTTACAAAGACTCGAACAGCAGCAAGACGAGATGTTCCAATTGTAG
- the Cka gene encoding striatin-3 isoform X2, which translates to MKVPSQFCGATMEDSCSPASQNHNGQLAGGANVSLANNKHQGGSDNGSNGDAKDQRPQYSMPGILHFIQHEWARFELERSQWELDRAEFQARIAFLQGERKGQENLKNDLVRRIKMLEYALKQERARYHKLKYGTDLVIQGDVKPPLYEEGTTCNISESGSGSGGGGGGGGDGEASFTSVSNVSWRQGRQLLRQYLQEIGYTDTIIDVRSNRVRSLLGLNNNTDTEEMNTPALNGNEGVAQDKQEYNESLVRRGKQQQAPKKQPSSMAEAMILDTEAAVIANFEFLRNTDMDMEEEEGDIEDEIYDANTDTKPNKASIPLLAEDVDTDAEAEEVLNELNLLTEIEESPPGSIHLEMNSSEWNAALHRGLQPDPRRQNKEGDSTLELGELEQLCVNNDAEITYDMVSTTKETFRKTWNAKYTLRSHFDAVRALVFHPTDPVLITASDDHTLKLWNLHKTVPAKKSASLDVEPLYTFRSHTGPVLCLAMCSTGNRCYSGGLDGNIHCWTLPSANIDPYDSYEPSVLSHTLTGHTNAVWGLSMNVRTMLSFSADGTVKLWAPQAPQPLLNTYVSEQDGIPTSVDFIRDEPHKLVVAYEGACVVFDTETGAIVARLEANETKGVNRVVAHPTLPLVVAAHEDRHIRFYDHRSATLAHAMVAHLDAVTSLAVDPHGLYLLSGSHDCSIRLWNMDNKTCVQEITAHRKKFDESILDVAFHPSRPFIASAGADALAKVFV; encoded by the exons ATGAAGGTGCCCAGCCAGTTTTGTGGTGCCACAATGGAGGATAGCTGCAGCCCCGCGTCCCAGAATCACAACGGCCAGCTGGCCGGCGGCGCGAACGTATCCCTCGCCAACAACAAGCACCAGGGCGGCAGCGACAATGGCAGCAACGGCGACGCCAAGGACCAGCGACCGCAGTACTCGATGCCTGGCATCCTGCATTTCATCCAGCACGAGTGGGCCCGCTTCGAGCTGGAGAGATCCCAGTGGGAACTGGACAGGGCAGAGTTTCAG GCTAGGATAGCTTTTCTTCAAGGTGAAAGAAAGGGACAGGAAAATTTGAAGAACGACCTTGTAaggagaataaaaatgttagaGTATGCACTTAAACAAGaaag AGCAAGGTATCATAAGTTAAAATATGGTACGGACTTAGTAATACAAGGGGATGTCAAACCTCCTCTTTATGAAGAAGGTACCACGTGCAATATCTCTGAAAGTGGTAGTGGCAGTGGTGGTggaggaggtggaggaggagATGGAGAAGCTTCATTTACATCTGTCAGTAATGTTAGTTGGAGACAAGGTCGTCAACTTCTGAGGCa gtattTGCAAGAAATTGGATATACCGATACAATAATAGACGTACGATCAAACAGAGTGCGATCTCTGCTTGGGTTAAACAATAATACAGACACAGAAGAAATGAATACTCCAGCTTTAAATGGAAATGAAGGAGTAGCACAGGATAAACAAGAATATAACGAGAGTCTTGTACGCCGAGGGAAGCAGCAGCAAGCTCCGAAAAAG CAGCCATCTTCTATGGCAGAAGCAATGATATTAGACACAGAAGCGGCTGTTATagcaaattttgaatttttgcgCAACACGGACATGGACATggaagaggaagaaggagATATAGAAGATGAAATTTACGATGCAAATACAGATACCAAAccaaataaa GCATCTATTCCTCTTCTTGCAGAAGATGTTGATACAGATGCAGAGGCAGAAGAAGTGTTAAACGAATTAAATCTTCTCACAGAAATCGAAGAATCACCGCCTGGCTCAATTCATCTGGAAATGAATTCTTCAGAATGGA ATGCAGCATTACATAGAGGATTGCAACCAGATCCAAGACGCCAGAATAAGGAAGGTGATTCTACACTGGAATTAGGAGAATTAGAACAATTATGTGTTAACAATGATGCAGAAATAACGTATGAT ATGGTTTCTACTACAAAGGAGACATTCAGGAAAACGTGGAACGCGAAATATACGTTACGATCGCATTTTGATGCTGTCAGAGCACTTGTCTTCCATCCCACAGATCCAGTTCTTATCACCGCAAGCGATGATCATACGCTGAAATTGTGGAATCTTCATAAGACTGTACCAGCGAAAAa gtCAGCCTCGTTAGATGTAGAACCACTTTATACATTCAGATCACATACTGGACCTGTATTGTGTCTGGCCATGTGCAGTACGGGCAATCGATGTTATAGCGGTGGTTTAGATGGCAATATCCATTGCTGGACGCTTCCATCAGCTAATATCGATCCGTACGACTCGTATGAACCAAGTGTCCTTAGTCATACGTTAACAGGACACACGAATGCCGTTTGGGGTTTGAGCATGAATGTACGTACCATGCTGTCGTTCAGCGCAGATGGAACTGTAAAATTATGGGCGCCACAGGCCCCACAACCTCTTCTCAATACGTATGTTTCGGAACAAG acGGCATACCAACTTCGGTTGATTTTATTAGGGACGAGCCACATAAGTTGGTCGTAGCTTATGAAGGAGCTTGCGTAGTGTTTGATACTGAAACTGGCGCAATTGTGGCGCGACTCGAAGCGAACGAGACAAAAGGCGTGAATCGCGTAGTAGCGCATCCAACGTTACCGCTCGTCGTGGCCGCACACGAAGATCGGCATATTCGATTTTACGATCACCGATCTGCTACTCTTGCTCACGCAATGGTAGCACACTTGGACGCGGTTACTAGTCTCGCTGTAGATCCTCATGGTTTATATTTGCTTTCAGGAA GTCACGATTGCAGTATAAGATTGTGGAACATGGACAACAAGACTTGTGTTCAAGAGATAACAGCGCATCGGAAAAAATTCGACGAAAGTATTCTCGACGTAGCGTTCCACCCATCACGACCGTTTATAGCGAGCGCCGGAGCCGACGCTCTCGCCAAAGTGTTTGTGTGA